GGTGAGAACCGTATTTTACAGAATATTCTTGTGCAAGAAGTCCGCCCCAACTTTGACCAATTAGATAAAAATTGTCTAATCCCAATTTATCTCGAACTTCGTCAACCTCATCAAGAAAGTATTCATAAGTTAGATACTTTTCAGCAATTTTAGGGTCTGAGTAGTCGGGTTGGTCAGAGTATAGTGAACCTAATTGATCATACATCGTTACCTGAACACGTAAGCCTTGCTTGGCTAATTGATCCGCAGCATCTTCCCAATATTCATGATTACCACCAGGACCTCCATGTAACGCAAGCAAATGAATATCGCCCTCACCTTGCGTACTAGTCCATAAATGATACCCATTATCTAATGTGATAATTTTTGATCCAGTTTTCATATTTTCTCCTTGTATATTTAATAATTATTTGATATATCCTACCTTGTACCACAACGGCTGGTAGTTATTTGTGTGTGACGGCTTTAATGAGTAGCCCGTCAACTTGTCATTAACTGCGGTAATTTGGTAAGAATTATCAATTGGAATGACATAAGCTTCATCATTCATGTATTCTTGCCATTCATGGAACTCTTGCACCCGATATTTGTGATTAAAAGCCTTTGAAGAATTAATTTCTGTCATCAATTTATTGTTTTTGGCAGTCACAAATCTAGACATATTAAATGGCGCAGTTTCACTATAATAAGTTTGCGGTGACGGTTCTGATGGCATAGACCAGCCACCAATAAACATATCAATTCCCGGATCATCGTGTTGAAGTTTATCATAAAACGAGTTGTGCTCAATTAAACGTCCTGATGCTAATTGGACATTTAAACCAATTTTATGCCATTGTTGAATATAATTTTGAATAATAGGTTCTTGGGTTGAGTCACCACTCATGGCCGCAATATTAATAGTCAATGGTTGGCCATTAGGTTGCCTGCGCCACTTGCCCTTCTTTTTATATCCAGCTTTATCTAAAATGCTGTTAGCCTTTTTCAAATTATAAGAATAGCCCTTAGCATTTTTATCAAAGTAATCACCGAATTGCGATGGAATCAAGGTTGGAACTCTAAAAGTTAAGCCATAAGTATAACGTTTATCAACCGCATCAACATTCATTGCATAACCAATAGCTTGGCGCAATGCCTTGTTATTCATTTTTGCTTTAGGATTTTCAATGTTTTTACTTGCCTGATTGTCCCATTTACCTACTTTAAAGGCCAAGTAGTGATAGCTCAAAGGGATTTGAGCAATGAAATTAATTTTTTTGGTGTCTTTAACTTGGTTCCATTGGGTGTTAATGACCTGCATTACGTCAAATTTATGGCTTTTAATTGCTTGTGAAGCAGAATTAGGGGAAACCACGGAAATGACAATTTTATCTAATTTTGGCGTGCCGCGCCAGTAGTACTTATTAGGTGTCCAAGTAACAGATTGACCGCGGACGATTTTATCAATTCTGAAAGCACCAAAGAACAATGGCTCTTTTCTAATTTTATCAGAAGATTTTAATTTGGAGAAAGGTATATCCTTTAAATAGTGATACGGTTCAGCCACATCCCATAAATAGCGATTTCCAGTATTGAACATGCTAGGATTGAGTTCCTTGAAGTGCATAATAATAGTTCTACCATTATCACCATCAGGCATTTCAATTCCTGAAATAGTCTTGGCTTCACCATCATGATAGGCTTTAAGCCCATTAAGAATCTCGAACTGACTACTGTATCTTGGACAATTGGCAGCCTTATTAGCTAAAATTTCATAAGCATATTCATAGTCTTTAGCGACAACTTGCTTACCATCAGACCATTTGACTCCCTTTTTAATAGTTATAGTAGCCGTTTTCTTTTTTACATCTAATTTAAGAGTAGCTGGTCCCTTGTCAGTAACTTTGTAATGGTCGTCGCTATCAAATAGTGTTTCAAGACCTGGAGCTGCAACTTGGGAGTCAATATCATCAGAAGATAATTCTTGTGAAAATATTCCGGCAAAAGGTGTGTCTGTTTCAAGACCTATCTTTACTGTGCCGCCCTGCTTGCTAGCTTTTTGTGGAGTTGACATTGGGAACTTAGATGCTGTTTTGGTTTCATCATTGCCGGCATTGTTCTTGCCACATCCCGCTAGGACAAGACCAGAAAGACTTATAATTCCGATAGATTTAAATACATTTTGTTTGCTCATCATGATATATCACTCGCTTCTACATTCAATTTTCATATTTAAATAATATATCATAAATATTTCATAAAATCACCACATTTATGAAATAAATGTTTCATTTTGCAGCTAATCAGGGTAAAATAATAGCTATTGCTAATACTAAATATATCTTTAGGCTTCATGATAATTGAGAGATAGAGGATTAATTATGGATAATGAAAAAATTAATAATTTTGCTGAAAAAGTAATTAAAGAATTTCACTTACCAAGTTTAGGTGTGGGCATTTATCAACATGGTGAAGACTTTAGTCATGTATACGGCGACGCAAAAGAAGACAGCTTGTACCCACTAGCATCAATTTCGAAAACATTTTTAGCAACAGCAATTTGTCAGCTTGCAGATGCAGGTAAGATAAATTTGGACGAGCCTTTAAAAAAGTCTTGGCTAGATTTTAAAATGGTTGATAAATATGTTGAAGAACATCTGACTTGGCGAGATGCATTAAGTCATCAAAGTGGCTTGCCAGCACATGACTTAATGCGTTTTACCAATATGAACGAGCACGACTTATCCTTAAGAGAAAAAGCAGAACATGTTGGTTATTTAAAGCCTACTCATGAATTGAGACAAAAAATGCAATATAGCAATTTAATTTTTGCAGTAACAACCTATGTAATGGAACAAGTTATTGATGAAGATTATGGTACGTATGAACGTGAGCATTTGCTTAAGCCACTTGGAATGAACGATACTTACATTAATCATCATGAAGCACCATTTGCTAAAATCACCAAACCATATATTAGAGATAAAGATGTGACAAAAGAAGTACCATTTATTGCACCAGGCAAGGTTGGCGGTGCTAGCAGCATGATAGCTACCATTTCTAACCTACTTACTTGGGCAAAATTTCAACTGCAAACGCAAAAAACAACTAAAAACGAAGTCACAGCCCAGCGTTATTTACCACAATCAATTATGTTACCCAACCGTGCTTATGGTGGTGCCAACTTCGCTGCCTATGGTTTAGGAATGATGATGGAAGATTATCATGGGCACAAGTATTTTTATCATAGTGGTTCATACATTGGCTATTGTTCATTCTTGGGATTTGTACCAGACCTTGACTTAGCTTTTGTATTTACAACCAATATGGATTCTACAGATGCAATTTTTGCATTAGCGTACCAAACAATTGACGCTGCATTAAGTATCAACACAGTTGATTGGACGACTAAAGTATCAAAGATAATGACAGCCAAGATTGCAAATAAAGAAAAGAAACTTAATGCTGTGAAAGGAACTATATGGAATCATGTTAAAGCAGATACTGCCCAATTAGGTGATTATCATAATCCAGGATATGGATTAGTTACTTTGAGCGCTGAAGATGACAATTTGATGGTTACTTTAGGCAAATGGCGTTATCCTGTGATGATCAATAATCAAGGTAATATGTTTATTGAAGAACGATTATACGAGCATGAACTTTTACCAATTACATTGGGCAATAATGTTCTGACAATTTTAACCGAGCCAGCATTAAAGCTGCCAACAGAGTTTGAAAAGGTATAGCATTTTTTAAGCTTTAATTTAGCCCTAACTTCCCTCTTTTTTTCGAAGTTAGGGCTTTTTTTATGATTGATTTTCAATCATATCGCCAATAATTAAAGAAAAAATACACGATTCCGATAAATATCGAAATCGTGTATTAATAGCAGTATAAATTAGTGGAACCAATGAGTATTTTTATCTGTAAATGCAAGTAAGTCGTTACTCATGTACAAA
The sequence above is a segment of the Lactobacillus sp. ESL0677 genome. Coding sequences within it:
- a CDS encoding oligopeptide ABC transporter substrate-binding protein, which translates into the protein MSKQNVFKSIGIISLSGLVLAGCGKNNAGNDETKTASKFPMSTPQKASKQGGTVKIGLETDTPFAGIFSQELSSDDIDSQVAAPGLETLFDSDDHYKVTDKGPATLKLDVKKKTATITIKKGVKWSDGKQVVAKDYEYAYEILANKAANCPRYSSQFEILNGLKAYHDGEAKTISGIEMPDGDNGRTIIMHFKELNPSMFNTGNRYLWDVAEPYHYLKDIPFSKLKSSDKIRKEPLFFGAFRIDKIVRGQSVTWTPNKYYWRGTPKLDKIVISVVSPNSASQAIKSHKFDVMQVINTQWNQVKDTKKINFIAQIPLSYHYLAFKVGKWDNQASKNIENPKAKMNNKALRQAIGYAMNVDAVDKRYTYGLTFRVPTLIPSQFGDYFDKNAKGYSYNLKKANSILDKAGYKKKGKWRRQPNGQPLTINIAAMSGDSTQEPIIQNYIQQWHKIGLNVQLASGRLIEHNSFYDKLQHDDPGIDMFIGGWSMPSEPSPQTYYSETAPFNMSRFVTAKNNKLMTEINSSKAFNHKYRVQEFHEWQEYMNDEAYVIPIDNSYQITAVNDKLTGYSLKPSHTNNYQPLWYKVGYIK
- a CDS encoding serine hydrolase domain-containing protein; this translates as MDNEKINNFAEKVIKEFHLPSLGVGIYQHGEDFSHVYGDAKEDSLYPLASISKTFLATAICQLADAGKINLDEPLKKSWLDFKMVDKYVEEHLTWRDALSHQSGLPAHDLMRFTNMNEHDLSLREKAEHVGYLKPTHELRQKMQYSNLIFAVTTYVMEQVIDEDYGTYEREHLLKPLGMNDTYINHHEAPFAKITKPYIRDKDVTKEVPFIAPGKVGGASSMIATISNLLTWAKFQLQTQKTTKNEVTAQRYLPQSIMLPNRAYGGANFAAYGLGMMMEDYHGHKYFYHSGSYIGYCSFLGFVPDLDLAFVFTTNMDSTDAIFALAYQTIDAALSINTVDWTTKVSKIMTAKIANKEKKLNAVKGTIWNHVKADTAQLGDYHNPGYGLVTLSAEDDNLMVTLGKWRYPVMINNQGNMFIEERLYEHELLPITLGNNVLTILTEPALKLPTEFEKV